In one Thermosipho ferrireducens genomic region, the following are encoded:
- a CDS encoding PHP-associated domain-containing protein has protein sequence MVIDLHNHCELSKNTDLKLTDYVKRAKVLNISLAITEHNRLYNVQGKVNGVHVFSGIEILNDYGDFIVFGAPESCVELRNNIFEFIDYVHKSGGVVIAAHPFSGYGVCRINKNGLANEIIKLVDAIEVYNGKAERRFWQQAEKLARIYKKPGTGGSDAHNVSDLFKVGTQFFEKIENIYDLVKAIKDGKCKPVLIDKHK, from the coding sequence ATGGTTATTGATTTACATAATCATTGTGAGTTGTCAAAAAATACTGACTTAAAACTAACAGACTATGTTAAAAGAGCAAAAGTATTGAATATTTCTTTGGCAATTACTGAACACAATCGCCTATACAATGTCCAGGGAAAAGTTAATGGAGTCCATGTATTTTCTGGAATAGAAATTCTCAATGATTATGGTGATTTTATAGTATTTGGTGCTCCAGAGAGCTGTGTTGAACTCAGGAATAACATTTTTGAATTTATCGACTATGTCCATAAATCTGGTGGAGTTGTTATAGCAGCTCATCCATTTTCCGGTTATGGAGTTTGCAGAATTAATAAAAATGGATTAGCAAACGAAATCATAAAATTAGTCGATGCGATAGAAGTATACAACGGAAAAGCAGAACGTAGGTTCTGGCAACAGGCCGAAAAACTGGCAAGAATCTATAAAAAACCAGGCACAGGTGGTAGTGATGCACATAATGTTTCTGATCTATTTAAAGTAGGAACCCAATTTTTTGAAAAAATTGAAAACATTTACGATTTAGTTAAAGCCATAAAAGACGGAAAATGTAAACCGGTGTTAATAGATAAACACAAATAA
- a CDS encoding DUF3795 domain-containing protein: MEKVVGVCGCICSDCRLFGKECGGCFAIEGKPCWLHEVNLEICDFYECSVINKGLKHCGECEEIPCDKFWKNKNPKWTEEQHKKIVEERVILLKKLAQN, from the coding sequence ATGGAAAAAGTCGTCGGTGTATGCGGATGTATCTGCAGTGATTGCAGGCTTTTTGGAAAGGAATGCGGTGGATGTTTCGCCATAGAAGGCAAACCTTGCTGGCTTCACGAAGTGAACCTTGAAATTTGTGATTTTTATGAATGTAGTGTAATTAACAAAGGATTAAAGCATTGTGGTGAATGCGAAGAGATTCCATGTGACAAATTCTGGAAAAACAAGAATCCTAAATGGACAGAAGAACAGCATAAAAAAATTGTAGAAGAAAGAGTTATCTTACTCAAAAAACTGGCTCAAAATTGA
- a CDS encoding GNAT family N-acetyltransferase encodes MIIREIKESDALRFLELRKKLDEETQFMLLEAGERTTTVEEQRNIIRNVLSRDNQIVFVVESGERLVGFIGGYGGGFRRNKHTVYIVIGILQNFTGQGIGTRLFQKLEEWARSRKLHRLELTVMTHNKAAIALYRKMGFKIEGLKKHSLFVNGVYVDEYCMAKLLE; translated from the coding sequence GTGATCATAAGAGAAATTAAAGAAAGTGATGCACTAAGGTTTTTGGAACTTCGAAAAAAACTTGATGAAGAAACTCAGTTTATGTTGCTTGAAGCTGGTGAAAGAACGACTACAGTGGAGGAACAGCGAAATATAATAAGAAATGTATTATCAAGAGACAATCAAATAGTATTTGTTGTGGAGAGTGGTGAGCGGTTAGTTGGATTTATAGGGGGCTATGGAGGAGGATTTAGAAGAAATAAACATACTGTCTACATTGTGATAGGAATATTGCAAAATTTTACAGGGCAGGGTATTGGCACCAGATTGTTTCAGAAACTGGAAGAATGGGCACGTTCCAGGAAATTGCATCGTCTGGAGTTAACTGTTATGACCCACAATAAGGCTGCGATTGCTTTGTATAGGAAAATGGGATTTAAAATTGAAGGCCTCAAAAAGCATTCACTTTTTGTAAATGGCGTATATGTTGATGAATATTGTATGGCTAAATTGCTTGAATGA
- a CDS encoding HD domain-containing protein, translated as MVSIKKLEKFVESFYQNKDMMHNLSHIKRTLKAVKKITNYYNNIDRDLIVYSAYFHGIIYEKENLIRKFLETEGLSGEKINKIIQVSWESQKEKIPETLEGKILHDAHLIEGGTTFLIVKSLITGTLRGQTLEETIEYIEKNILGKFSCYLPETKGIYNKKEKFAKKFLEDLKENL; from the coding sequence ATGGTGTCAATTAAAAAACTTGAAAAATTTGTTGAATCTTTTTATCAAAACAAAGATATGATGCACAATCTATCACATATAAAAAGAACACTCAAAGCAGTTAAAAAGATAACAAACTATTATAACAACATAGACAGGGACTTAATAGTTTACAGTGCTTATTTTCACGGCATTATTTATGAAAAAGAAAATCTGATACGTAAATTCTTAGAAACTGAAGGATTGTCAGGTGAAAAAATCAACAAAATAATTCAGGTTTCATGGGAATCACAAAAAGAAAAAATCCCTGAAACTCTGGAAGGAAAAATTCTTCACGACGCTCATTTAATTGAAGGTGGTACTACTTTTTTAATTGTAAAATCTTTAATTACTGGAACTTTGCGAGGTCAAACTCTGGAAGAAACCATAGAATATATCGAGAAAAATATTTTAGGCAAATTTTCCTGCTATCTTCCAGAAACAAAAGGTATTTACAATAAGAAAGAAAAGTTTGCAAAAAAATTCCTGGAAGACTTAAAAGAAAATTTGTAA
- a CDS encoding aminoglycoside 6-adenylyltransferase, with product MEQLKAIKVISEAIKKDKNVRSMFLKGSLARNEMDSYSDVDFYCLVKSDSLEEFLKKRLHYLKQYRPLIYWSEVNFVGPQIVAVFDNGLHFDLYTVTHDTLSMTDEIKIIYDPENLLDNYKAEKLAISEKEFLRYFNSFAFTMLEFETAYLRKDLIWASRLTNHLSADLAAILRYFYDRDNSKLGFKRLHEKLDKNLREKLIKAMDFSGPSYLPEGAIMLAEILREIIEMHLNETLKSKVNIEFFYFMFERFKKL from the coding sequence ATGGAACAATTAAAAGCGATTAAAGTAATTTCTGAAGCTATTAAAAAAGATAAGAATGTTCGTTCGATGTTTCTTAAAGGTTCATTGGCACGCAATGAAATGGATAGTTATTCTGATGTGGATTTTTATTGTTTGGTGAAAAGTGATAGTCTGGAAGAGTTTTTAAAAAAACGATTACATTATTTAAAGCAATATAGGCCGTTAATTTATTGGAGTGAAGTAAATTTTGTTGGGCCACAAATAGTTGCAGTTTTTGATAATGGACTGCATTTTGATTTATATACTGTTACTCATGATACTTTATCAATGACAGATGAAATAAAAATAATTTATGATCCTGAAAATTTACTTGACAATTATAAAGCAGAGAAATTAGCTATAAGTGAGAAAGAGTTTTTGCGATATTTTAATAGTTTTGCGTTTACTATGCTTGAATTTGAAACAGCGTATCTTAGAAAGGATTTAATATGGGCTTCAAGATTGACAAATCATTTAAGTGCAGATTTAGCTGCGATATTACGGTATTTTTATGATAGAGACAATTCTAAACTTGGTTTCAAGAGATTACACGAAAAGTTAGATAAAAATTTGCGGGAAAAACTAATCAAAGCTATGGATTTTTCTGGTCCTTCTTATTTACCAGAAGGTGCGATTATGCTGGCAGAAATTTTAAGAGAGATAATTGAGATGCATCTTAATGAGACATTGAAAAGTAAGGTAAATATTGAGTTTTTTTATTTCATGTTTGAAAGGTTTAAGAAATTATGA
- a CDS encoding alpha/beta fold hydrolase, which yields MSFISYGNYEIYYETIGKGEPLFMIHGNTASSKMLKEEAIYYSNFYKIILVDMIGHGKSRKMEVFPEDYWVENTKVLVELCDKLKINKVNILGTSGGAIVALNFAINKPEIVNKVIADSFIGEKLTVPEAQRIKEEREIAKKNGAVKFWKYMHGKDWEKVVDADSKMLINYARKYRNNFKNSLNKISCPVLITGSLKDNLINDIGKRLTNVAKQINSSLTIFTSEGEHPLMLSRKELYRNIAIKFLKNNL from the coding sequence GTGAGCTTTATTAGCTATGGAAATTACGAAATATATTATGAAACAATCGGCAAAGGAGAACCTTTATTCATGATTCATGGAAATACCGCTTCATCTAAAATGTTGAAAGAAGAAGCAATATACTATTCAAATTTTTATAAAATAATATTGGTTGATATGATAGGCCATGGCAAATCCAGAAAAATGGAGGTTTTTCCTGAAGATTATTGGGTAGAAAATACCAAAGTATTAGTTGAACTGTGTGACAAGTTAAAAATAAATAAAGTAAATATTTTAGGCACCAGCGGTGGTGCAATTGTAGCACTTAACTTTGCAATTAATAAACCTGAGATTGTTAACAAAGTTATTGCAGATAGTTTCATAGGTGAAAAACTGACAGTACCCGAAGCTCAAAGAATAAAAGAAGAAAGAGAAATCGCAAAAAAGAATGGAGCAGTTAAATTCTGGAAATACATGCATGGAAAAGACTGGGAAAAAGTTGTAGATGCAGATAGTAAGATGTTAATTAATTACGCCAGAAAATACAGGAATAATTTTAAAAATAGCTTAAATAAAATTTCCTGCCCTGTCCTTATTACGGGAAGTTTGAAAGATAATTTAATAAACGATATCGGCAAAAGACTAACTAATGTTGCAAAGCAAATAAATTCATCATTAACAATATTTACATCTGAAGGAGAACATCCGTTAATGCTGAGTAGAAAAGAACTTTACAGGAATATAGCTATAAAATTCTTAAAAAATAATTTATAA
- a CDS encoding class I SAM-dependent methyltransferase: protein MKSYDRDLHSWQVELYDQIVNETEDVELIKKLIGNNKKQCIFEVCCGSGRILIPLARDGHIMTGLDMDNLMISKLFEKAYGINNITVIQADATTAEWGKEYDVVILGGNILLNIVSEDIKSAQQKFIQKAYFALKPGGHMYLDNNYFIHPEQFFGYPGERIIFEGTDSSGNYGRYMLVNEEYDVEKQLVSGIRRFELRLKSGETFVKEEKYVKYVPTVQEMEKWMGDAGFVIEKKYGSYAEEPINEFTQRAIYWAKKPK from the coding sequence ATGAAATCTTACGATAGGGATTTACATTCATGGCAGGTTGAACTTTATGATCAAATAGTTAATGAAACAGAGGATGTTGAACTTATCAAAAAATTAATAGGAAACAACAAAAAACAATGCATTTTTGAAGTTTGTTGTGGCAGCGGACGTATTCTTATACCGCTTGCCAGAGATGGGCATATAATGACGGGGCTGGATATGGATAATTTAATGATATCAAAACTCTTTGAAAAGGCCTATGGAATTAATAATATTACAGTAATTCAGGCAGATGCAACCACAGCGGAATGGGGTAAAGAATATGACGTTGTAATTTTAGGGGGAAATATTTTACTCAATATTGTTTCGGAAGATATTAAAAGTGCTCAGCAGAAATTTATTCAAAAAGCGTATTTTGCGCTTAAACCAGGAGGTCATATGTATCTGGATAACAATTATTTTATCCATCCTGAACAATTCTTTGGTTATCCCGGAGAACGAATAATTTTTGAAGGTACAGATAGTTCGGGGAACTATGGCCGATACATGCTCGTTAATGAAGAATATGATGTTGAAAAGCAATTAGTATCTGGAATCCGTCGGTTTGAACTTAGATTAAAGTCTGGAGAGACTTTTGTTAAAGAGGAAAAGTATGTTAAATATGTTCCAACAGTTCAAGAAATGGAAAAATGGATGGGTGATGCGGGATTTGTTATTGAAAAGAAATATGGAAGTTATGCAGAAGAGCCTATAAATGAATTTACACAACGTGCTATCTATTGGGCGAAAAAACCGAAGTAA
- a CDS encoding NUDIX domain-containing protein produces the protein MKQFLGKTVTVKVDRPIGSKHPEYGFYYPVNYGYVPNTLSGDGEETDAYILGIYEPIVEFTGKVIGIIHRKNDNEDKLVVANKNALYSREEIRVLTDFQERFFDIEIIALEYLKQSIRNTVRGIIRRGDEILVVEEKDEIKGKYYYLPGGGIEFLEKSDDAIYREIREELECEIHNIKYKVTIENLFEINGIKCHEMCRIYELKVSEEMYQKEEINITADIFPNIAKWVNIKEFKEKKKVLYPEKLIDML, from the coding sequence ATGAAACAATTCCTGGGAAAGACAGTAACAGTGAAAGTTGATAGACCTATTGGTTCAAAACATCCGGAATATGGGTTTTATTATCCCGTAAATTATGGCTATGTACCAAACACCCTGTCTGGCGATGGAGAAGAAACAGATGCTTATATATTGGGAATTTATGAACCAATAGTTGAATTTACGGGAAAGGTTATAGGAATAATTCATAGAAAAAATGACAATGAGGATAAACTGGTTGTAGCTAATAAAAACGCTTTGTATAGTAGAGAAGAAATTCGTGTATTAACAGATTTTCAAGAAAGATTTTTTGACATAGAAATTATTGCCCTTGAATATTTGAAGCAGTCTATAAGAAATACTGTAAGAGGTATTATCAGGAGGGGCGATGAAATCCTTGTAGTGGAAGAAAAAGATGAAATAAAAGGGAAATACTATTATCTTCCTGGAGGAGGAATTGAATTTTTAGAAAAAAGCGATGATGCAATTTACCGCGAAATAAGGGAAGAGTTGGAATGTGAAATTCACAACATAAAATACAAAGTTACAATTGAAAATCTTTTTGAGATTAATGGAATTAAATGCCACGAAATGTGTAGAATATACGAGTTAAAAGTAAGTGAAGAAATGTATCAAAAAGAAGAAATTAATATCACAGCTGATATTTTTCCAAACATCGCAAAATGGGTAAATATAAAAGAATTTAAAGAAAAGAAAAAAGTTCTTTATCCCGAAAAACTAATTGATATGTTGTAA
- a CDS encoding glycoside hydrolase family 5 protein, with translation MAKRLFRAILVFLGILITLLVMLVLFVIFSENGKLLFPVKRKGVFYNERIETFPSFLSVKGSQILDANGKIVIFRGLMPPDPARLHSRNMFKRDFFVKISETGANVVRIPVHPESWVKDEYYIWRYLDPIVSWAGELGMYVIIDWHYIGNINTGVGENMSDVDTSPKELTIKFWRQTANYFKDVPNVIFEIFNEPSNITAKAWHESATEIVKLIREQKAYQLIIVGGIDYSKDISWVKRLPILDKNVAYASHIYPAHNRVLWDYYFGKISKIYPVVITEWGFMDENRNTTNQKYLIGDENSYGKVLMEYLVKNNIGWIACWYDDKWEPQMFTKKFKGYTDYGKFVLNQLKKSY, from the coding sequence ATGGCAAAGAGATTGTTTAGAGCGATATTAGTTTTTTTGGGTATATTAATTACGTTGTTAGTAATGTTAGTTTTGTTTGTAATATTTTCTGAAAATGGGAAATTACTTTTTCCAGTAAAACGAAAAGGTGTATTTTATAATGAGAGAATAGAGACTTTTCCATCTTTTTTAAGTGTAAAAGGCTCACAAATCCTTGATGCTAATGGAAAAATTGTAATTTTCAGGGGCTTAATGCCCCCTGATCCAGCAAGGTTACATAGCAGGAATATGTTTAAAAGAGATTTTTTTGTTAAAATCAGCGAGACAGGAGCAAATGTTGTTAGAATTCCTGTTCATCCAGAAAGTTGGGTTAAAGATGAATACTACATTTGGCGTTATCTGGATCCCATAGTTTCCTGGGCTGGTGAATTGGGGATGTATGTGATAATAGACTGGCATTATATAGGTAATATAAATACTGGTGTAGGAGAAAATATGTCAGATGTTGATACTTCTCCGAAGGAATTAACGATTAAATTCTGGAGACAAACGGCTAATTATTTTAAAGATGTTCCCAATGTTATCTTTGAAATATTTAATGAACCATCAAACATTACGGCAAAAGCCTGGCATGAGAGCGCAACAGAAATTGTGAAACTAATACGAGAGCAAAAGGCTTACCAGTTGATAATAGTAGGTGGTATTGATTATTCGAAAGATATTTCATGGGTGAAAAGATTACCGATATTGGATAAAAATGTTGCGTATGCTTCGCATATATATCCAGCACATAACAGGGTGTTATGGGACTATTATTTTGGAAAAATCTCAAAAATATATCCCGTTGTAATAACAGAATGGGGATTTATGGACGAAAATAGAAATACAACAAATCAAAAATATCTTATAGGAGATGAAAATAGTTACGGAAAAGTTCTGATGGAATATTTAGTAAAAAACAACATAGGATGGATTGCTTGCTGGTATGACGATAAATGGGAGCCACAAATGTTTACGAAAAAGTTTAAAGGATACACTGATTACGGCAAGTTTGTATTAAACCAGTTGAAGAAAAGTTATTGA
- a CDS encoding YciI family protein, with amino-acid sequence MKKGDKLYVRVDYKVEGNNLSQNDLEDHYKYLKEIAAKRYLVGGGFLDRNGGMVLFEARNLKEAIEIADNDPLIERKFYTYELFEWKLTILSEEIQKDKSR; translated from the coding sequence ATGAAAAAAGGGGATAAATTATACGTTAGAGTAGATTACAAAGTTGAAGGTAATAATCTCAGTCAAAATGATCTTGAAGATCATTATAAATATTTAAAAGAGATCGCAGCCAAAAGATATTTAGTTGGAGGTGGTTTTTTAGATAGAAACGGAGGAATGGTACTTTTTGAAGCCAGAAATTTAAAAGAAGCTATAGAGATTGCAGATAACGACCCTTTGATAGAAAGAAAATTCTATACCTACGAACTATTTGAGTGGAAATTAACAATTCTTTCAGAAGAAATACAAAAAGATAAATCCAGGTAA
- a CDS encoding class I SAM-dependent methyltransferase, with amino-acid sequence MAEKRYDTIFSVDYDKKWGKIDKTHKSFLSKFLSFLPEKCKILDAACGTGKYWKLILENNCQVVGIDQSEQMLIKAKEKFPNCETVKIGLQEMCYENEFEGIICIDAMENVFPEDWTLVLKNFYRALKKKGYLYFTVELIDEKKLKEAYIEGKRMGLPIVEGEVVYNGGYHYYPPIKKVKEWLYEVGFKIIEEGLSDGYYHFLVKKL; translated from the coding sequence ATGGCTGAAAAACGTTATGACACGATATTTTCCGTTGATTATGATAAAAAATGGGGCAAAATTGATAAAACACATAAAAGTTTTTTATCGAAATTTTTAAGTTTTTTACCGGAAAAATGTAAGATTCTGGATGCGGCATGCGGTACAGGAAAATATTGGAAATTAATACTGGAAAATAATTGTCAGGTCGTAGGAATAGACCAATCTGAACAAATGTTAATTAAAGCCAAAGAGAAATTTCCAAATTGTGAGACAGTAAAAATTGGATTGCAAGAAATGTGTTATGAAAATGAATTTGAAGGTATTATCTGTATAGATGCGATGGAAAATGTTTTCCCAGAAGATTGGACGCTTGTTTTAAAAAACTTCTACAGAGCGTTGAAAAAGAAAGGATATTTATATTTTACAGTTGAATTGATAGACGAAAAAAAGCTTAAAGAGGCATATATCGAGGGAAAAAGAATGGGATTACCCATTGTTGAAGGTGAAGTTGTATATAACGGAGGATATCATTATTATCCGCCTATAAAAAAGGTTAAAGAATGGCTATATGAGGTTGGTTTTAAAATAATTGAAGAGGGTTTATCAGATGGATACTATCACTTTTTAGTTAAAAAATTATAA